The Medicago truncatula cultivar Jemalong A17 chromosome 4, MtrunA17r5.0-ANR, whole genome shotgun sequence genome includes a region encoding these proteins:
- the LOC112421361 gene encoding uncharacterized protein produces MEDNDITRSSGRGAGISINKVKGNKGGKHKTTLSHSSRLQAPRPADTQQSLSTKQPTHHPISQTHTNFPPFLSTSSPQMSTVHAPTSQIPTNIQQPHSTMKPTHHLTSKTPSNIQQSLSTKQPTHHPISQTHTNFPPFLSTSSPQMSTVHAPTSQIPTNTQQPHSTRKPTHHLTSNTPSNIQLPQPTRQPKHHPISQTFTNFPPFLSTPSPQMSTIHAPTSQIPTNIQSPHSTPSPPHLSNTHRPYDVVSGGDPHVSSSSCDDSYPIAGSTDPTDRRIWIRPGPQLTFEPAAKPPRDITKIMKHLFQGTWTTYGELMKNDTALADLWYNEFQRIYKWLPEYDQDIKKTYHHKTSDGYQNTMYRVRRGMDKGEWIPALLREKLEQNWEDSKWKDKAAVNKRNRRSSNGPLHTCGSIPTIEHSKRLKTDSNMTPSCWEVYLKTHKMKGDPSKWVSSKSQMVADEYERRIFERNSQQTEGDDVSNDYQSDNFIFLDVVGGVDKKGRIYGLGTEVGKYKPSSSRSSDGISPSEYEHMRTAISKMSAENMELKERLKTNEELIRASQEESRLAREQAQQSQEDSRLLREQFQKLMESFT; encoded by the exons ATGGAAGACAATGATATTACAAGGAGCAGTGGAAGAGGTGCTGGTATAAGCATCAACAAAGTTAAGGGAAATAAGGGAGGTAAGCATAAAACTACTTTGTCACATTCTTCTAGATTACAAGCACCTAGGCCTGCAGACACCCAACAATCCCTATCTACAAAGCAACCTACACATCATCCCATATCTCAAACACATACTAACTTCCCACCTTTCCTCTCTACTTCAAGTCCACAAATGTCTACTGTCCATGCTCCCACTTCTCAAATACCTACAAATATCCAACAACCCCACTCTACAATGAAACCTACACATCATCTTACATCTAAAACACCTTCAAATATCCAACAATCCCTATCTACAAAGCAGCCTACACATCATCCCATATCTCAAACACATACAAACTTCCCACCTTTCCTCTCTACTTCAAGTCCACAAATGTCTACTGTCCATGCTCCCACTTCTCAAATACCTACAAATACCCAACAACCCCACTCTACAAGGAAACCTACACATCATCTTACATCTAACACACCTTCAAATATCCAACTTCCACAACCTACAAGGCAACCGAAACATCATCCCATATCTCAAACATTTACAAATTTCCCACCTTTCCTCTCTACTCCAAGCCCACAAATGTCTACAATTCATGCTCCCACCTCTCAAATACCTACAAATATCCAATCTCCCCACTCTACTCCTAGTCCACCACATCTTTCTAATACACATAGACCATATGATGTTGTATCTGGTGGTGATCCACatgtatcatcatcatcatgtgaTGATTCGTATCCGATAGCTGGGAGTACAGATCCTACTGATAGGCGTATATGGATCCGTCCGGGACCACAGTTAAC gtttGAGCCTGCTGCTAAGCCCCCACGTGACATTACAAAGATTATGAAACATTTGTTTCAAGGGACTTGGACAACTTATGGAGAGTTAATGAAAAATGACACGGCTCTTGCGGACTTGTGGTATAACGAGTTTCAG AGGATATATAAGTGGCTTCCTGAGTATGATCAAGACATAAAGAAGACTTATCATCATAAGACATCTGATGGGTACCAAAATACAATGTATCGGGTACGAAGAGGAATGGACAAAGGCGAATGGATCCCTGCTCTATTGCGTgaaaaattggaacaaaattgGGAAGATAGTAAATGGAAGGACAAAGCAGCAGTTAATAAGCGAAATAGAAGATCCTCTAATGGTCCATTGCACACTTGTGGGTCAATTCCAACAATTGAACATTCTAAAAGATTA AAAACTGACTCAAACATGACTCCAAGTTGTTGGGAAGTGTATCTAAAGACACACAAAATGAAAGGTGATCCATCAAAGTGGGTATCCTCCAAATCTCAAATGGTTGCG GATGAATATGAAAGACGGATTTTTGAAAGGAACTCACAACAAACAGAGGGGGATGATGTGTCTAATGACTATCAGTCAGACAACTTCATCTTCTTGGACGTAGTTGGAGGAGTCGACAAGAAAGGACGTATTTATGGTTTGGGGACAGAGGTAGGAAAATACAAGCCTTCTTCATCCAGGTCATCTGATGGCATCTCACCATCTGAATATGAGCATATGAGGACTGCAATATCTAAAATGTCAGCTGAAAACATGGAACTCAAGGAACGGTTGAAAACTAACGAGGAATTGATTCGTGCATCACAGGAGGAGTCACGTTTAGCTCGAGAGCAGGCACAACAGTCACAGGAGGATTCACGATTGCTCCGAGAGCAGTTCCAGAAATTAATGGAGTCTTTTACATAA